In Desulfuromonadales bacterium, the genomic window TGTATTCCCGACCGCTACCCCGGCAGCGCACTGGGCGGGCTCTATACCGGCCTGCTGGCGGCCGAGACCCCTTATATATTCGTCGCCGCCTGCGATATGCCCTGTCCCGACCCGAAGCTGGTCCGCGCCATCGTGGCCAGGCGCTGTGGTTATGACATCGTGGTCCCCAGAACGCCCGCCGGGCTGGAGCCGCTCTTCGCCCTTTACGGCAAGTCTTGTCTGGAGCCGATGCGGGCCTTGCTGGCAGCGAAGAACTATCGGATATACGATTTCTATCCCGAGGTCCGGGTGCTCTACCTCGAACCGGACGAACTTCCCACCGGCTGGGAGCGGGCACTGATCAACGTCAACACCCCCGAAGAACTGCAGCGATGCAAGGAGGAACTGAACATGAAACCAGCCGTCGTATCGGTGGTCGCCAAGAGCGGCACCGGCAAGACCACCCTTCTGGAAAAATTGATCGCCGAGCTGAAGCGGCGCGGCTGGCGGGTCGGCGCCATCAAGCACGACGCCCACAGCTTCGATATCGACCGCGAAGGCAAGGACTCCTGGCGACTCACCCAGGCCGGGGCCGATACCATGCTGATCACCTCGCCGGCGAAAATCGCCATGGTGAAGAAGCACGGCGACAGCCAGGAGCCGCCCCTGGCGGAGACGATCGCGCGTTATTGCGGCGACCTCGATATCGTGCTGACCGAGGGCTTCAAGAAAAGCAGCATGCCCAAGATCGAGGTGCACCGCGCCGAGCGCAGCGCCACGCTGCTCTGCCGCGGCGAGGAGCACGATCCCACGCTGGTCGCCGTCGCCTCGGATGAGCGGCTGGAGCTGGACGTGCCGGTCTACGACATCAACGATGCTGCGGGGCTCTGTGATTTTATCGAGGGGCGCTTCCTGCGGTGAAA contains:
- the mobAB gene encoding bifunctional molybdenum cofactor guanylyltransferase MobA/molybdopterin-guanine dinucleotide biosynthesis adaptor protein MobB, with the protein product MQNQHIETASSSICTDVTGVILAGGRSSRMGRDKAALEFGGVTFFERILSVFRSLFPHVLIAGDRPDLAAPDLPCIPDRYPGSALGGLYTGLLAAETPYIFVAACDMPCPDPKLVRAIVARRCGYDIVVPRTPAGLEPLFALYGKSCLEPMRALLAAKNYRIYDFYPEVRVLYLEPDELPTGWERALINVNTPEELQRCKEELNMKPAVVSVVAKSGTGKTTLLEKLIAELKRRGWRVGAIKHDAHSFDIDREGKDSWRLTQAGADTMLITSPAKIAMVKKHGDSQEPPLAETIARYCGDLDIVLTEGFKKSSMPKIEVHRAERSATLLCRGEEHDPTLVAVASDERLELDVPVYDINDAAGLCDFIEGRFLR